Proteins from a single region of Amycolatopsis sp. CA-230715:
- a CDS encoding acetyl-CoA C-acetyltransferase gives MATKRAPAVRKVAIIGGNRIPFARSNGPYANASNQDMFTSALDGLVSRYSLQGEVIGEVAAGAVLKHSKDFNLARESVLGSALSPSTPASDVQMACGTGLQAIVNVANKIALGQIDSAIAGGVDTTSDAPLAVNDDLRRILVKVNAAKTVGDRLKLLAKIRPGHIVPAIPQNAEPRTGLSMGEHAALTAKEWEIARAAQDELAATSHQRLAAAYDRGFFDDLVTPFLKLARDQNLRGDSTAEKLAKLKPVFGGPSGTMTAGNSTPLSDGASTVLLATEQWAAARKLPVLAYLTFSQTAAVDYVHGGEGLLMAPAYAVPRMLSRAGLSLQDFDFYEIHEAFASQVLATLKAWEDPRFAKEKLELDAPLGSIDRDKLNVNGSSLAAGHPFAATGGRIVATLAKLLNEKGSGRGLISICAAGGQGITAILEK, from the coding sequence ATGGCCACGAAGAGGGCACCCGCGGTGCGCAAGGTCGCCATCATCGGCGGCAACCGGATCCCGTTCGCGCGGTCCAATGGGCCGTACGCCAACGCGTCGAACCAGGACATGTTCACCTCGGCGCTCGACGGGCTGGTCAGCCGCTACTCGCTGCAGGGCGAGGTGATCGGCGAGGTCGCGGCGGGTGCGGTGCTCAAGCACTCGAAGGACTTCAACCTCGCGCGGGAAAGCGTCCTCGGCAGCGCGCTGTCGCCGAGCACGCCCGCCTCCGACGTGCAGATGGCGTGCGGCACGGGCCTGCAGGCCATCGTGAACGTGGCGAACAAGATCGCACTCGGCCAGATCGACTCCGCGATCGCCGGCGGCGTCGACACCACCAGCGACGCGCCGCTCGCGGTGAACGACGACCTGCGCCGCATCCTCGTCAAGGTCAACGCCGCGAAGACCGTCGGCGACCGGCTGAAGCTCCTTGCCAAGATCCGGCCCGGCCACATCGTGCCCGCGATCCCGCAGAACGCGGAGCCGCGCACCGGCCTGTCGATGGGCGAGCACGCCGCGTTGACCGCCAAGGAATGGGAAATCGCGCGTGCCGCGCAGGACGAGCTGGCCGCGACCAGCCACCAGCGGCTCGCCGCCGCCTACGACCGCGGCTTCTTCGACGACCTGGTGACCCCGTTCCTCAAGCTCGCGCGCGACCAGAACCTGCGCGGCGACTCCACCGCCGAGAAGCTCGCGAAGCTCAAGCCCGTCTTCGGTGGCCCGTCCGGCACGATGACCGCGGGCAACTCGACGCCGCTGTCCGACGGCGCGTCGACCGTGCTGCTGGCGACCGAGCAGTGGGCCGCGGCCAGGAAGCTGCCCGTGCTGGCCTACCTCACGTTCTCCCAGACCGCGGCGGTCGACTACGTCCACGGCGGCGAAGGTCTCCTCATGGCGCCCGCGTACGCGGTGCCGCGCATGCTCTCGCGCGCCGGGCTTTCCTTGCAGGACTTCGACTTCTACGAGATCCACGAGGCGTTCGCGTCACAGGTGCTCGCCACCCTCAAGGCGTGGGAGGACCCGCGGTTCGCGAAGGAGAAGCTCGAACTGGACGCCCCGCTCGGCTCGATCGACCGCGACAAGCTCAACGTCAACGGCTCCTCGCTCGCCGCTGGCCACCCGTTCGCGGCGACCGGCGGTCGGATCGTGGCGACGCTCGCGAAGCTGTTGAACGAGAAGGGTTCCGGCCGCGGTCTCATCTCGATCTGCGCGGCGGGCGGCCAGGGCATCACGGCGATCCTGGAAAAGTAA
- a CDS encoding DoxX family protein, protein MILRRVARPLLAATFVFGGYNALRHAEGHAQLAKPFLDKTVGKRADMLPDSVPTDPETLVKIDGAVKVVAGTALALGKLPRLSSLALAGSMVPTTLAGHAFWEEKDPEQRQQHLIHFLKNAGLIGGLLISAADTHGKPSLGWRAKRAAKKARKRAEDVLPD, encoded by the coding sequence GTGATTCTCCGTCGAGTTGCCCGTCCCCTGCTCGCCGCGACCTTCGTCTTCGGCGGGTACAACGCGTTGCGGCACGCGGAAGGGCACGCCCAGTTGGCCAAGCCGTTCCTCGACAAGACCGTCGGCAAGCGGGCGGACATGCTGCCCGACTCGGTGCCAACCGACCCGGAGACCCTGGTCAAGATCGACGGCGCGGTGAAGGTGGTCGCCGGGACCGCGCTGGCGCTCGGGAAGCTGCCGCGGCTCTCGTCGCTGGCGCTCGCCGGGAGCATGGTGCCGACCACGCTCGCCGGGCACGCGTTCTGGGAGGAGAAGGACCCGGAGCAGCGGCAGCAGCACCTCATCCACTTCCTGAAGAACGCGGGCCTGATCGGCGGGCTCCTGATCTCCGCCGCCGACACGCACGGCAAGCCCTCGCTCGGCTGGCGCGCCAAGCGCGCCGCGAAGAAGGCCCGCAAGCGCGCCGAAGACGTCCTGCCCGACTGA
- a CDS encoding MaoC family dehydratase, with translation MTVKVLDSPPNLGSLYSKALLGGVRPGKDGDALPGTEYVREGVKIAPAHLADYNRVCGFRLSDELPVTYPHILAFPLQMAMMTEGDFPFPLLGMVHVANRITQHRPVRIDEQFTLRVRAENLRPHEKGRQFDVVSEVLPVGQDSPVWTDVSTYLRRGGGSGDGSDAKQLTPPAPNAVWRVPADIGRKYAEASGDRNPIHLHALSAKAFGFPSAIAHGMWSKAHALSAFEGRLPSAFTVDVKFKLPILLPAKVAFTSWRTDDGLAFELWNARKPKPHLSGSIVAL, from the coding sequence ATGACCGTGAAGGTGCTCGATTCCCCGCCGAACCTCGGCTCGCTGTATTCGAAGGCGCTGCTCGGCGGCGTGCGCCCCGGCAAGGACGGCGACGCGCTGCCCGGCACCGAATACGTGCGCGAGGGCGTGAAGATCGCGCCCGCGCACCTCGCCGACTACAACCGCGTCTGCGGGTTCCGGCTCTCCGACGAGCTGCCGGTGACCTACCCGCACATCCTCGCGTTCCCGCTGCAGATGGCGATGATGACGGAGGGCGACTTCCCGTTCCCGCTGCTCGGCATGGTGCACGTGGCGAACCGGATCACCCAGCACCGGCCGGTCCGGATCGACGAGCAGTTCACCCTGCGTGTGCGGGCGGAAAACCTGCGCCCGCACGAAAAAGGCCGCCAGTTCGACGTGGTCAGCGAGGTGCTGCCGGTCGGCCAGGACAGTCCTGTGTGGACGGACGTGAGCACCTACCTCCGCCGTGGCGGAGGATCCGGAGACGGCAGTGACGCGAAGCAGCTCACGCCGCCCGCGCCGAACGCGGTGTGGCGAGTGCCCGCGGACATCGGCCGCAAGTACGCGGAGGCTTCCGGCGACCGCAACCCGATCCACCTGCACGCGTTGTCCGCCAAGGCGTTCGGCTTCCCGTCCGCGATCGCGCACGGCATGTGGTCGAAGGCGCACGCGCTGTCCGCGTTCGAAGGCAGGCTGCCGTCCGCGTTCACCGTGGACGTGAAGTTCAAGCTGCCGATCCTGTTGCCGGCGAAGGTCGCGTTCACCTCGTGGCGCACCGACGACGGGCTCGCTTTCGAGCTGTGGAACGCGCGCAAGCCGAAGCCGCACCTCTCGGGCAGCATCGTCGCGCTCTGA
- a CDS encoding 3-oxoacyl-ACP reductase: MADRYQQFTKTPVGRFLVPKLGLPSAPTLRRYKPGQPALDGPALFGAAPGGRLEKTLTEQLGDAGIEVRTTPVEAGKHAALVFDATGVQDPKQLREVYDFFHPVIRSVGNSGRVVVFGTPPELLEGRARIAQRALEGFIRSVGKELKRGATAQLVYVAEGSEGATESTVRFLLSAKSAFVDAQVIRVGAVKSPHHAPPEVAPPADWKKPLDGKVALVTGASRGIGAAIADVLARDGAHVVALDIPAQGADLSKVANKVGGSALQLDITAADAPQKLAEQLTSRHGGVDIVVHNAGITRDKTLGNMSDGAWDSVLTVNLASQLAVNDKFLADGVLRPNGRIIGVSSIAGIAGNVGQTNYATSKAGVIGMIDDTAPRLAEQGHTINAVAPGFIETKMTAAVPLFIREAGRRLSSLGQGGLPVDVAETIAWYANPASAAVNGNVVRVCGQALLGA, encoded by the coding sequence ATGGCGGACAGGTACCAGCAGTTCACGAAGACGCCCGTGGGGCGGTTCCTGGTGCCGAAACTCGGCCTGCCCAGCGCGCCGACCCTGCGCCGATACAAGCCGGGCCAGCCCGCACTCGACGGTCCCGCGCTCTTCGGCGCCGCGCCGGGCGGCAGGCTCGAGAAGACGCTGACCGAGCAGCTCGGCGACGCCGGGATCGAGGTCCGCACCACCCCGGTCGAGGCGGGCAAGCACGCGGCGCTCGTCTTCGACGCGACCGGCGTGCAGGACCCGAAGCAGCTTCGCGAGGTCTACGACTTCTTCCACCCGGTGATCCGCAGCGTCGGGAACTCGGGCCGGGTCGTGGTGTTCGGCACCCCGCCGGAACTCCTCGAGGGCAGGGCGCGGATCGCCCAGCGCGCGCTCGAAGGGTTCATCCGGTCGGTCGGCAAGGAGCTCAAGCGCGGCGCGACCGCCCAGCTCGTCTACGTCGCCGAAGGCAGTGAAGGCGCCACCGAGTCGACCGTCCGGTTCCTGCTGTCGGCCAAGTCGGCCTTCGTCGACGCGCAGGTGATCCGGGTCGGCGCAGTGAAGTCGCCCCACCACGCCCCTCCCGAGGTCGCCCCGCCCGCGGACTGGAAGAAGCCGCTCGACGGCAAGGTCGCGCTGGTCACCGGCGCTTCCCGCGGGATCGGCGCGGCGATCGCCGACGTGCTCGCCCGCGACGGCGCGCACGTCGTAGCGCTCGACATCCCCGCGCAGGGCGCCGATCTGTCGAAGGTGGCGAACAAGGTCGGCGGTTCCGCGCTGCAGCTCGACATCACCGCGGCCGACGCCCCGCAGAAGCTCGCCGAGCAGCTCACGAGCAGGCACGGCGGCGTCGACATCGTGGTGCACAACGCGGGCATCACCAGGGACAAGACGCTCGGGAACATGTCCGACGGCGCGTGGGACTCGGTGCTGACCGTGAACCTCGCCTCGCAGCTCGCGGTGAACGACAAGTTCCTCGCCGACGGCGTGCTGAGGCCGAACGGCCGGATCATCGGTGTCTCGTCGATCGCCGGTATCGCGGGCAACGTCGGCCAGACCAACTACGCCACCAGCAAGGCGGGCGTGATCGGCATGATCGACGACACCGCGCCCCGGCTCGCCGAGCAGGGCCACACGATCAACGCCGTCGCACCCGGGTTCATCGAAACGAAGATGACCGCCGCGGTGCCGCTGTTCATCCGCGAAGCGGGCCGCCGCCTGTCGAGCCTCGGCCAGGGCGGGCTGCCGGTGGACGTCGCCGAGACGATCGCTTGGTACGCGAACCCGGCCTCGGCCGCGGTCAACGGCAACGTGGTCCGCGTGTGCGGCCAGGCACTGCTGGGGGCGTGA
- a CDS encoding SCP2 sterol-binding domain-containing protein, translated as MSEHTETGLRGMRGAALVDALERLDPADLGQDTLDVNQLAGAIDPRDLGKDDFRRLLAALLRLSERAPELDLSKVDPAHFATLVSRASKTQLERVVAEKTLRTRVLGEIFGRMSAHLKKERSRGVRAVVHWRLSGGDGDGGFDRYETVIDDGECSVNREMTERPRVTITIAPADFFKLITHQATPAVLFVTGKIRIKGDLAFAAGLIGFFDLPKP; from the coding sequence ATGTCGGAGCACACGGAGACCGGCCTGCGCGGGATGCGGGGTGCCGCGCTGGTCGACGCGCTGGAGCGGCTGGACCCCGCCGACCTGGGCCAGGACACGCTCGACGTGAACCAGCTCGCCGGCGCCATCGACCCGCGCGACCTCGGCAAGGACGACTTCCGCAGGCTGCTCGCGGCGCTGCTCAGGTTGTCCGAGCGGGCGCCGGAACTCGACCTGAGCAAGGTGGATCCCGCGCATTTCGCCACACTCGTGTCGCGCGCGTCGAAGACCCAGCTCGAACGGGTCGTCGCGGAGAAGACGCTCCGCACCCGCGTGCTCGGCGAGATCTTCGGCCGGATGAGCGCGCACCTGAAGAAGGAGCGCTCGCGCGGGGTGCGCGCGGTCGTCCACTGGCGGCTCTCCGGCGGGGACGGCGACGGCGGCTTCGACCGCTACGAAACCGTCATCGACGACGGGGAATGCAGCGTCAACCGGGAGATGACCGAACGACCCCGCGTGACCATCACGATCGCGCCCGCGGATTTCTTCAAACTCATCACGCACCAGGCGACACCCGCCGTATTGTTCGTCACCGGAAAGATCAGGATCAAGGGTGACCTGGCATTCGCGGCCGGGCTGATCGGATTCTTCGATCTCCCTAAACCGTGA
- a CDS encoding ABC transporter permease produces the protein MSSLAKALSDGGVITWRNLMNVRRNPDWLMAATLQPILFVLLFAYVFGNAIGGEGGGAGYREFIIAGIFAQTVAFNSAFTVIGFANDLQKGIIDRFRSLPMSRLAVILGRTTSDLVVSVVALIVMSLCGLVVGWRIRGSFVDAVLAYLIMLLFAWALSWIGALIGLVARSVEVAQSAGLMWLFPVSFISSAFVPESTLPGFLRAIAQWNPFTAVVNATRDLFGNKFGPPPTGWPAEHAALYAILCCLAIIAVFAPLATARYRRVASK, from the coding sequence ATGAGTTCCCTCGCGAAGGCCCTTTCCGACGGTGGCGTGATCACCTGGCGCAACCTGATGAACGTCCGGCGGAACCCGGACTGGCTGATGGCCGCGACCCTGCAGCCGATCCTGTTCGTGCTGCTGTTCGCCTACGTCTTCGGCAACGCGATCGGCGGTGAGGGCGGCGGCGCGGGCTACCGCGAGTTCATCATCGCCGGCATCTTCGCCCAGACCGTCGCGTTCAACTCGGCGTTCACCGTGATCGGGTTCGCGAACGACCTGCAGAAGGGCATCATCGACCGGTTCCGCTCGCTGCCGATGTCGCGGCTCGCGGTGATCCTCGGCCGCACCACGTCCGATCTGGTGGTCAGCGTGGTCGCGCTGATCGTGATGTCGCTGTGCGGGCTCGTGGTCGGCTGGCGGATCCGCGGCAGCTTCGTCGACGCGGTGCTGGCCTACCTGATCATGCTGCTGTTCGCGTGGGCACTGTCCTGGATCGGCGCGCTGATCGGCCTGGTCGCGCGCAGCGTCGAGGTGGCGCAGAGCGCCGGTCTGATGTGGCTGTTCCCGGTCAGCTTCATCTCGTCGGCGTTCGTGCCCGAGTCGACCCTGCCCGGTTTCCTGCGGGCGATCGCGCAGTGGAACCCGTTCACCGCGGTGGTGAACGCGACGCGGGACCTGTTCGGCAACAAGTTCGGCCCGCCGCCCACCGGCTGGCCCGCCGAACACGCCGCCCTGTACGCGATCCTGTGCTGCCTGGCGATCATCGCCGTCTTCGCCCCACTGGCGACGGCCCGCTACCGCCGCGTCGCCAGCAAATAA
- a CDS encoding DUF397 domain-containing protein, whose amino-acid sequence MLEVNPLTTVAWRKSSYSESGGSNGGNCVEAAALPDGRIAIRNSNNPDAGVTYFTRAEMSAWLKGVKAGEFDDLG is encoded by the coding sequence ATGCTTGAGGTGAACCCCCTGACCACAGTCGCGTGGCGTAAGAGCAGCTACTCGGAAAGCGGCGGCTCGAACGGCGGCAACTGCGTCGAAGCGGCCGCGTTGCCGGACGGCCGCATCGCGATCCGCAACAGCAACAACCCCGACGCCGGGGTCACCTACTTCACCCGCGCCGAGATGAGCGCGTGGCTGAAGGGCGTCAAAGCGGGCGAGTTCGACGATCTCGGCTGA
- a CDS encoding helix-turn-helix domain-containing protein, translating to MQGTEGGVSIVRRWQLAATVKVLREQANLTQDEAVERLREHGGNWSRSKLSRVENREHNIKPREIEQLLTAYGIDDSETLAELTQLAIDSRKRDWWHQYQGSTPKVVQPLLSLETGLVALRDFQNQLIHGLLQTSDYARALMMSISPGAFDPGQLELGVAARMARQQILTKENPPDLHFILDELILHRLVGDPIVMHHQLRKLLQVTENPNVTIQILPKDTGGSPGLEGPFTLLTLPEPIPDIGYFEGSPGTIYIEDRERVRSWTLRFGMLTERALSRKESAEVITEAMRQYQ from the coding sequence ATGCAGGGAACGGAGGGCGGCGTGTCGATCGTCCGGCGCTGGCAGCTCGCCGCGACGGTGAAAGTCCTTAGGGAGCAAGCAAATCTCACCCAGGACGAGGCAGTCGAGCGCCTCCGGGAGCACGGCGGCAACTGGTCACGGTCGAAGCTCTCCAGGGTCGAGAACCGCGAGCACAACATCAAACCGCGCGAGATCGAACAACTCCTCACCGCATACGGGATCGACGACTCGGAGACACTGGCCGAGCTGACCCAACTCGCCATCGACTCCCGCAAACGCGACTGGTGGCACCAATACCAAGGGTCCACACCGAAAGTAGTCCAACCGCTACTAAGCCTGGAGACCGGCTTGGTAGCTCTGCGCGACTTCCAGAACCAGCTCATCCACGGACTGCTGCAGACCTCCGACTACGCCCGAGCACTGATGATGTCCATCAGTCCTGGCGCATTCGATCCAGGCCAGCTGGAACTCGGTGTGGCTGCAAGGATGGCCCGCCAACAGATCCTGACCAAGGAGAACCCACCCGACCTGCATTTCATCCTGGACGAACTGATCCTCCACCGCCTGGTCGGAGATCCGATCGTCATGCACCATCAGCTACGCAAGCTGCTTCAGGTCACCGAGAACCCCAATGTCACCATCCAGATCTTGCCCAAGGACACCGGCGGCAGCCCTGGGCTGGAAGGACCGTTCACGCTGCTCACGTTGCCCGAGCCCATTCCGGACATCGGTTACTTCGAAGGATCTCCCGGAACCATTTACATCGAGGACCGCGAGCGTGTGCGCTCCTGGACGCTGCGCTTCGGTATGCTCACCGAACGGGCCTTGTCCCGCAAGGAATCCGCCGAAGTGATCACCGAGGCGATGCGGCAGTACCAGTGA
- a CDS encoding SCP2 sterol-binding domain-containing protein, which produces MNAFADKVDLGKLSPEQFIQLLETLHMLGTVGAGVELTSLSTETLVDLVQRASKEQLKAIAEHAELRSVFLDEIFRRMSEHFAPERAKNVDLVVSWRFSNGDGEDGFDRFQTVIEDGMCVSSTDLGRSPDTTITVAADDFIRMATGNAAVATMFVTGRVRVKGEYAPAVRLSSYFDIPKPTA; this is translated from the coding sequence GTGAACGCGTTCGCGGACAAGGTCGATCTCGGCAAGCTTTCGCCGGAGCAGTTCATCCAGCTGCTGGAAACCCTGCACATGCTGGGCACGGTCGGTGCGGGCGTCGAGCTGACCTCGCTGTCCACCGAGACGCTCGTCGACCTCGTGCAACGCGCGTCGAAGGAGCAGCTCAAAGCGATCGCGGAACACGCCGAACTGCGCTCCGTTTTCCTGGACGAGATATTCAGGAGGATGTCGGAGCATTTCGCGCCCGAGCGTGCGAAGAATGTGGACCTGGTGGTCAGCTGGCGTTTTTCCAACGGTGACGGCGAAGACGGGTTCGATCGGTTCCAGACCGTGATCGAGGACGGCATGTGCGTTTCCAGCACCGATCTCGGCCGCTCCCCGGACACCACGATCACGGTGGCCGCGGACGATTTCATCAGAATGGCCACCGGAAACGCGGCCGTCGCCACCATGTTCGTCACCGGGCGGGTGCGGGTGAAGGGCGAATACGCCCCCGCCGTCCGCCTCTCCAGCTACTTCGACATCCCGAAACCGACCGCGTAG
- a CDS encoding FxsA family protein, with protein MAVVLLLYVVAEVAAVWAVSSAIGFLGTIGLLIAGAFVGSWLARREGARAMRAFTETARAGKPAHNELTDGMLVALGGVLILLPGFVSDVAGLLMLFPPTRIIVRKWWLRRAERRAVAYANQRRGPVMVVDSEVVTEEPKEPTTRPTVIEGRVVEG; from the coding sequence ATGGCTGTCGTGCTGCTGCTCTACGTGGTTGCCGAGGTGGCCGCCGTCTGGGCGGTCAGCTCCGCGATCGGATTCCTGGGGACCATCGGCCTCCTCATCGCGGGCGCCTTCGTCGGCTCGTGGCTGGCGAGGCGGGAAGGCGCCCGCGCGATGCGCGCCTTCACCGAGACGGCGAGGGCGGGCAAGCCCGCGCACAACGAACTCACCGACGGCATGCTCGTCGCGCTCGGCGGAGTGCTGATCCTGCTGCCCGGGTTCGTCAGCGACGTCGCGGGCCTGCTCATGCTGTTCCCGCCGACGCGCATCATCGTCCGCAAGTGGTGGCTGCGCCGCGCCGAACGCCGCGCGGTGGCCTACGCCAACCAGCGCCGCGGCCCGGTGATGGTGGTGGACAGCGAGGTCGTCACCGAAGAGCCGAAGGAGCCGACGACCCGGCCCACCGTGATCGAAGGCCGCGTCGTCGAAGGCTGA
- a CDS encoding TetR/AcrR family transcriptional regulator — MPRPRQFDEERVLSAVQAAFWDNGYAGTSLEDLLAASELGKGSLYGAFGDKKSLFLRVLRLYDEANDRMLRSWLEQAERGIEVIRDFVTGPVRDPSGEQARRGCLLANTAMELSVSTAEVAAEARRSYASTAAVLADAVRRAQREGDVAARLDPDVTARAVLAGQLGLIVLGRVGQDPAALLVTAEALLDGLLPAF; from the coding sequence GTGCCGCGTCCACGACAGTTCGATGAAGAGCGCGTGCTGTCGGCTGTGCAGGCGGCGTTTTGGGACAACGGGTACGCGGGCACATCGCTCGAAGATCTCCTTGCGGCCAGCGAACTCGGCAAAGGGAGCCTGTACGGAGCGTTCGGGGACAAGAAGAGCTTGTTTCTGCGCGTGCTGCGCCTGTATGACGAGGCCAATGATCGAATGCTGCGCAGCTGGCTCGAGCAAGCTGAGCGCGGCATCGAGGTGATCCGGGATTTCGTGACCGGGCCGGTGCGTGATCCCAGTGGCGAGCAGGCCCGCCGGGGTTGCCTGCTCGCCAACACCGCGATGGAACTGTCGGTGAGTACCGCCGAGGTGGCCGCGGAGGCGCGGCGCAGCTACGCCTCGACCGCCGCCGTGCTGGCCGACGCGGTACGACGAGCGCAGCGCGAGGGCGACGTCGCGGCCCGCCTCGACCCGGACGTCACCGCCCGCGCGGTGCTGGCCGGTCAGCTCGGGCTGATCGTGCTCGGTCGAGTCGGTCAGGATCCGGCCGCGTTGCTGGTCACGGCCGAGGCGCTGCTCGACGGCCTGCTGCCCGCGTTCTGA
- a CDS encoding ATP-binding cassette domain-containing protein: MVTDVAVRATALVKTYGSTRALDGVDLEIPAGRVLGLLGPNGAGKTTTVRILATLLRPDSGEAWVAGHDVLAAPDPVRRQIGLSGQYAAVDEYLTGFENLYMVGRLYGRKKPAARERARELLRRFQLEEAGDRPAKGYSGGMRRRLDLAGALVAEPTVVILDEPTTGLDPRGRMDTWAVIKELVADGTTVLLTTQYLEEADQLADDIVVIDHGKVIAKGTADELKSETGGERLELVVESAADVAAATAVLAEVGSGEPTANERTRQVEVLVDTGPKALIEALRRLDAQNITVTDVGLHRPTLDDVFLSITGHDAHQEEGA; encoded by the coding sequence ATGGTCACCGACGTCGCGGTCCGTGCGACCGCACTGGTCAAGACGTACGGGTCCACGCGCGCACTGGACGGCGTGGACCTGGAGATCCCGGCGGGCCGCGTGCTCGGCCTGCTGGGTCCCAACGGCGCGGGCAAGACGACCACGGTCCGCATCCTGGCCACGTTGCTGCGCCCCGATTCCGGCGAGGCCTGGGTCGCCGGGCACGACGTCCTCGCGGCTCCGGACCCGGTGCGGCGCCAGATCGGGCTGTCCGGCCAGTACGCCGCGGTCGACGAGTACCTCACCGGCTTCGAAAACCTCTACATGGTCGGCAGGCTCTACGGCCGCAAGAAGCCCGCGGCGCGCGAACGCGCCCGCGAGCTGCTGCGCCGCTTCCAGCTCGAAGAAGCGGGTGACCGCCCGGCGAAGGGCTACTCGGGCGGCATGCGCAGGCGGCTCGACCTCGCGGGCGCGCTGGTCGCCGAGCCGACGGTGGTGATCCTCGACGAGCCGACCACCGGACTCGACCCGCGCGGCCGGATGGACACCTGGGCGGTGATCAAGGAGCTCGTCGCCGACGGCACCACGGTCCTGCTCACCACCCAGTACCTCGAAGAGGCCGATCAGCTCGCGGACGACATCGTGGTGATCGACCACGGCAAGGTGATCGCGAAGGGCACCGCGGACGAGCTGAAATCGGAAACCGGTGGGGAACGGCTCGAACTGGTCGTCGAATCCGCCGCCGACGTGGCGGCCGCGACGGCGGTGCTCGCCGAGGTCGGCTCCGGCGAGCCCACCGCGAACGAGCGCACCCGCCAGGTCGAAGTGCTCGTCGACACCGGGCCGAAGGCGCTGATCGAAGCGCTGCGGCGGCTCGACGCGCAGAACATCACGGTCACCGACGTCGGCCTGCACCGGCCGACGCTCGACGACGTGTTCCTGTCGATCACCGGTCACGACGCACACCAGGAGGAAGGGGCATGA
- a CDS encoding SDR family NAD(P)-dependent oxidoreductase, whose translation MKVLEGKVAVVTGANAGIGLAIARAYRAEGARVFVAGRRQAQLDEVEAELGPEVTGIRCDVGRLEDLDRLYATVAERADRIDVLVSNAGIGIAAPLGEITEEQFDAMFTTNVKGSLFTVQKALPLLAPGASIILTGSTATSRPQPYLPVYGATKAAIRNLVRGFAHDAGARQYRINVLSPGGTRTQGLQELVSPDELAATAASIPLGRLAEPEEIAAAAVFLASDASSYVNGSELAVDGGFAQV comes from the coding sequence ATGAAGGTGCTGGAGGGCAAGGTCGCGGTCGTGACCGGGGCGAACGCGGGTATTGGGCTGGCGATCGCGCGGGCCTACCGCGCCGAAGGGGCACGGGTTTTCGTCGCCGGTCGTCGCCAGGCGCAGCTCGACGAGGTCGAGGCCGAACTCGGCCCCGAGGTCACCGGGATCCGCTGCGACGTAGGCCGGCTCGAAGACCTCGACAGGCTCTACGCGACCGTCGCCGAGCGGGCGGACCGGATCGACGTCCTGGTGTCCAACGCGGGAATCGGGATCGCCGCCCCGCTGGGCGAGATCACCGAGGAGCAGTTCGACGCCATGTTCACTACCAACGTCAAAGGCTCGCTGTTCACCGTGCAGAAGGCGTTGCCGCTGCTGGCGCCAGGGGCGTCTATCATCCTCACCGGGTCGACGGCGACCTCGCGCCCCCAGCCCTACCTGCCCGTGTACGGGGCGACCAAGGCCGCGATCCGCAACCTGGTTCGCGGGTTCGCCCACGACGCCGGGGCGCGCCAGTACCGGATCAACGTGCTCTCGCCCGGCGGAACCCGCACGCAGGGTTTGCAGGAACTGGTCTCACCCGACGAGCTCGCCGCCACCGCGGCGTCGATTCCGCTCGGCCGACTGGCCGAACCAGAGGAAATCGCCGCGGCTGCGGTCTTCCTCGCCTCCGACGCGTCCAGCTACGTCAACGGCTCCGAACTCGCCGTGGACGGCGGCTTCGCCCAGGTTTGA
- a CDS encoding TetR/AcrR family transcriptional regulator gives MTEEVQRARRLPRAVRERQILDAAVQVFSRYGYHTASMDEISEVAGVSKPMIYTYLGSKEDLFAKCIRREATRLLEAIQDGVKPELPPDMQLWHGLRSFYRFVADFRESWTVLHRQALTVGGEFAAEITAMRARAIELVAALVVNAGARKGLAEQAEFSGEGLSAALVGAAESLADWALDHPDVSDGVLASWLMNLVWLGFNDLVEGDVWKPTE, from the coding sequence GTGACCGAGGAAGTACAACGCGCACGACGGCTGCCGAGGGCGGTGCGCGAACGGCAGATCCTGGACGCCGCCGTGCAGGTGTTTTCCCGCTACGGCTACCACACCGCGTCGATGGACGAGATCTCCGAGGTCGCGGGCGTCTCCAAGCCGATGATCTACACCTACCTCGGCTCCAAGGAAGACCTCTTCGCCAAGTGCATCCGGCGCGAGGCCACCCGCCTGCTGGAAGCCATCCAGGACGGCGTCAAACCGGAGCTTCCGCCGGACATGCAGCTGTGGCACGGCCTGCGCTCGTTCTACCGGTTCGTCGCCGACTTCCGCGAATCGTGGACCGTGCTGCACCGCCAGGCGCTCACCGTCGGCGGGGAGTTCGCCGCCGAGATCACCGCGATGCGCGCACGCGCGATCGAACTCGTGGCCGCGCTCGTGGTCAACGCCGGTGCCCGCAAAGGCCTCGCGGAGCAGGCTGAGTTCTCCGGCGAGGGCCTGTCCGCGGCGCTCGTCGGCGCGGCCGAGTCCCTCGCCGACTGGGCGCTCGACCACCCCGACGTCTCCGACGGCGTGCTCGCCTCCTGGTTGATGAACCTGGTCTGGCTCGGGTTCAACGACCTGGTCGAAGGCGACGTCTGGAAACCGACCGAATAG